A genomic segment from Oncorhynchus clarkii lewisi isolate Uvic-CL-2024 chromosome 12, UVic_Ocla_1.0, whole genome shotgun sequence encodes:
- the LOC139422514 gene encoding globoside alpha-1,3-N-acetylgalactosaminyltransferase 1-like encodes MNVALATPHPRYVYFSFFSERLNREMTIDEDQQYHRSIEITTWLWSVQHSQARPLFYFSRCTDVVSVTPWLAPIVWEGTFDAVLIDNIYKPMNLTVATTVFAVGKYVRFLQDFLETAEKHFMVGFHVRYYVFTDRPHDVPSVNLSQGRHLSVIQVPGSNRWQEISARRMEIIQTTIERQIRGEADYIFCLDVDSKFHAHWGSESLGRLVAVIHPGYYEQTRDRFPYERRPASTAYIPMDEGDYYYGGAMIGGFVEDVYTLAKVCRTRFEEDAGNSIEAAWQEESHLNRYLLDNKPSKVLSPEYLWQDIKAKTKEVKVIRFSGVIKNYADVRPNV; translated from the exons ATGAATGTGGCTTTGGCCACACCACATCCAAG GTATGTTTACTTCAGCTTCTTCTCTGAAAGACTCAACAG AGAAATGACAATTGATGAGGACCAGCAG TATCATAGAAGTATTGAGATCACAACATGGCTCTGGTCAGTACAACACAGTCAGGCAAGACCTTTGTTCTATTTCTCTAGATGTACTGATGTGGTGTCAGTGACCCCGTGGTTGGCACCCATCGTCTGGGAAGGCACCTTTGACGCTGTGCTAATCGACAACATCTACAAGCCCATGAACCTCACCGTAGCAACCACTGTGTTTGCCGTTGGAAA ATACGTCAGGTTTCTCCAAGATTTTCTGGAGACAGCAGAGAAGCACTTCATGGTCGGCTTCCACGTGCGCTACTACGTTTTCACTGATCGTCCCCATGATGTTCCTTCAGTGAACCTGTCTCAGGGGAGACATCTGAGTGTGATCCAGGTCCCGGGTTCAAACCGCTGGCAGGAGATATCAGCCCGCAGGATGGAGATCATCCAGACCACCATCGAACGTCAGATCAGAGGGGAGGCCGACTACATCTTCTGTCTGGACGTAGACAGCAAGTTCCACGCTCACTGGGGGTCCGAGTCTCTTGGAAGGCTGGTTGCTGTGATACACCCAGGCTACTACGAGCAGACCCGTGACCGCTTCCCGTACGAACGGCGTCCAGCCTCGACGGCCTACATCCCCATGGATGAGGGAGACTACTACTATGGCGGGGCTATGATCGGAGGGTTCGTGGAGGATGTGTACACACTAGCAAAGGTATGTCGGACCCGGTTTGAGGAGGATGCGGGGAATTCCATCGAGGCTGCCTGGCAGGAGGAGAGCCACCTCAACAGGTACCTGCTCGACAACAAGCCCAGCAAGGTGTTGTCTCCAGAGTACCTGTGGCAGGACATCAAGGCCAAAACCAAAGAGGTCAAAGTAATTCGCTTCTCAGGGGTCATTAAAAACTATGCTGATGTTCGTCCCAATGTATAA